In a single window of the Coprothermobacter proteolyticus DSM 5265 genome:
- the selA gene encoding L-seryl-tRNA(Sec) selenium transferase: MATEKENTDSQNLFRLLPSVDEFLKLPQVVKFAETRSHSSLVNAVRVVLDKWRQGISEGKIHSVDTDALVDDLRKLLHELDLRSLRRVVNGTGIIVHTNLGRSLLPSSLEQQLKEVAFHYNTLEYDVEEGERGSRYVHVEGLLRELLGVEGALVVNNNAAAVLLALNTLAKGKEVIVSRGELIEIGGSFRIPDVMTQSGAILKEVGTTNRTRVEDYTGAIGENTGLLFKAHTSNYRIIGFTQEVDVGTLARIGKSHNVPTMMDLGSGVMVDLALQGIDHEPTVQEVVNAGVDIVTFSGDKLLGGPQAGIIVGKKAFIDAMKKNPLTRALRVDKLCLTMLEGTLRIYRDGNPMEMIPTLHMMAMPMEQLEERANRLNDMLSTIKDVNCCVVQVNSAPGGGSLPGQQLPSFGVSVEVGSMSEVELERRLRQRDIPIISRIVENKVILDVRTLLDEDFQVIFDALQDIVSCV, translated from the coding sequence ATGGCGACAGAAAAAGAGAACACTGACAGCCAAAACCTCTTTCGGTTACTTCCTTCAGTTGATGAGTTTTTGAAACTTCCACAAGTGGTCAAGTTTGCAGAAACGCGCAGTCACAGTTCCTTGGTGAACGCGGTGCGCGTAGTGCTAGACAAGTGGCGTCAGGGCATCAGCGAAGGAAAGATACATTCTGTGGATACAGACGCTTTGGTTGATGATCTACGTAAGCTTCTGCACGAGCTTGATTTGCGCAGCCTCAGGCGAGTGGTGAACGGCACTGGTATTATCGTTCATACTAATCTCGGCAGATCTCTCTTGCCTTCTTCACTAGAACAGCAGCTAAAAGAAGTTGCCTTTCACTACAATACGCTGGAGTACGATGTTGAGGAAGGCGAACGCGGTTCTCGGTATGTGCACGTAGAAGGTTTACTTAGGGAATTACTGGGAGTGGAAGGAGCCTTAGTTGTTAACAACAATGCTGCAGCAGTTTTGCTGGCGCTCAATACTCTGGCAAAGGGTAAAGAGGTTATTGTTTCTCGAGGTGAACTCATTGAAATAGGTGGGTCTTTTCGCATCCCCGATGTCATGACACAAAGTGGTGCCATTCTCAAAGAAGTGGGCACAACTAACCGCACCCGTGTAGAAGACTACACTGGTGCCATTGGCGAAAACACGGGGCTACTGTTTAAGGCCCATACCAGTAATTACCGCATCATTGGCTTTACACAGGAAGTGGACGTGGGAACGTTAGCTCGCATAGGTAAAAGTCATAATGTACCTACCATGATGGATTTAGGTAGTGGTGTTATGGTGGACTTAGCGCTGCAGGGGATAGACCATGAGCCCACCGTCCAAGAAGTAGTCAATGCAGGTGTGGACATCGTCACTTTTAGTGGTGACAAGCTACTAGGCGGGCCACAAGCCGGCATCATCGTGGGCAAAAAAGCCTTTATTGATGCCATGAAGAAGAATCCACTTACTCGTGCGTTAAGGGTGGATAAACTGTGCCTCACTATGCTAGAAGGTACGCTACGTATTTACAGAGATGGTAATCCCATGGAAATGATTCCCACCCTACACATGATGGCCATGCCCATGGAACAGCTTGAAGAAAGAGCAAATCGCTTAAATGACATGCTGAGTACTATTAAGGACGTTAACTGCTGCGTAGTACAGGTAAATTCAGCTCCTGGTGGCGGTTCGTTACCAGGCCAGCAACTGCCTTCTTTCGGTGTGTCAGTGGAAGTCGGTTCCATGAGCGAAGTGGAGCTGGAACGTAGACTGCGCCAGCGGGACATACCCATCATATCGCGCATAGTGGAGAACAAGGTTATCTTGGATGTGCGCACACTGCTGGACGAAGATTTTCAGGTCATTTTTGATGCCCTTCAAGACATTGTTTCCTGCGTATGA
- a CDS encoding ECF transporter S component, with translation MSKKSMWSISFSTPVLVLIPVAVGINYVGKLFAQLLKLPLWLDSIGTVIASMLSGPIVGSISGAINNIIYGLTMDPISFVYALTSVAIGLTVGIMAYKGRINNLWRAVVVGLVVALVAAVVSTPLNVIFWGGQTGNVWGDALYAYLIAHGVPVWLSSFLDELVVDLPDKVATVIIAFLIFASLPKRLVQMYEGEEALEKLD, from the coding sequence ATGAGCAAGAAAAGCATGTGGTCAATTAGTTTTTCCACGCCAGTTTTGGTGCTTATACCCGTTGCCGTAGGTATTAACTATGTGGGGAAGTTGTTTGCACAACTTCTCAAGCTTCCATTGTGGCTTGACTCTATTGGAACTGTAATTGCTAGTATGCTTTCTGGTCCGATTGTGGGTTCCATATCTGGAGCAATCAACAACATCATTTATGGACTAACCATGGATCCAATTTCTTTCGTTTACGCTCTTACAAGTGTTGCTATTGGTCTTACCGTGGGTATTATGGCTTACAAGGGACGTATTAATAATTTGTGGAGAGCTGTAGTAGTCGGCTTGGTGGTGGCGCTGGTGGCGGCCGTGGTTTCCACTCCGCTAAACGTCATATTTTGGGGTGGACAAACGGGAAACGTGTGGGGAGATGCTCTGTATGCCTATCTCATCGCACATGGTGTCCCTGTTTGGCTTTCCTCCTTCTTGGATGAGCTAGTGGTGGATTTGCCTGATAAGGTGGCTACTGTAATCATCGCTTTTCTAATCTTTGCCAGCTTGCCTAAGCGGTTGGTCCAGATGTATGAAGGAGAAGAGGCTTTGGAGAAGCTTGACTGA
- the selB gene encoding selenocysteine-specific translation elongation factor gives MKNVIIGTAGHIDHGKTTLIKALTGKDTDRLKEEKLRGMTTDLGFAYLDLPSGIRAGIIDVPGHEKFIKNMLAGAHGIDIVMMVIAADEGIMPQTEEHLQIISLLDVKKGIVVLTKCDLVDDEWLTLVEEEVREALKGTVLENAPFVPVSSTTGKGLDKLVAELDNLAQSIEERSHDGIFRMPIDRVFTVQGHGTVVTGTMISGTLKVGDEVVVYPKMLSSRVRSIQVYGEPVEAAYAGQRTAVNLSNVKVEELDRGDVIAPKGALVPSRVLDVKLILLNNVKPLKNRSRIRFYVGASEVMGRVVLLDRDELSAGESCYAQMQLESFVCVLYGDRFVLRSYSPMETIGGGVVLVPNARKHKRYKDQIIDELQNIEHKGKTFQVEKAIYESGVAWTLDELAKKFGVVEEVLAASENLVKVHYGTSAYVYHKQRYEKLKEEVRRLLEDYHKRFPLKDGMPKEELKEKVLREAKSKQFDVMLWLMEQDGLIQAREQVVWLKGFTATLSPKDQQIRERILKELSVSHFKPLKEEEILKSTSEAPVLHFLVKTGDVVKLPSGEYLAGAAVEEAKALLVDYLKEHGQITLGAFRDMLGVSRRDALALLEYFDAVRVTKRSGDTRVLA, from the coding sequence ATGAAAAATGTAATTATTGGTACAGCTGGTCACATCGACCACGGAAAAACCACACTCATAAAAGCTCTCACAGGTAAAGACACTGACAGGCTCAAAGAAGAAAAACTACGTGGTATGACCACGGACTTAGGCTTTGCCTATTTGGATCTACCTTCTGGTATAAGGGCTGGAATTATCGATGTTCCAGGTCATGAGAAATTCATCAAGAACATGCTGGCGGGTGCCCACGGTATCGACATTGTTATGATGGTTATAGCGGCTGATGAAGGTATCATGCCACAAACGGAAGAACATCTGCAGATCATCTCTTTATTGGATGTAAAAAAGGGTATTGTTGTTCTCACAAAATGCGATTTAGTGGATGACGAGTGGCTAACATTAGTTGAGGAAGAAGTTAGAGAAGCGCTCAAAGGAACTGTGCTGGAAAATGCACCTTTCGTGCCTGTTTCCTCCACTACTGGCAAGGGTTTAGACAAACTTGTAGCAGAGCTGGATAACCTTGCTCAGTCCATTGAAGAGCGTAGCCATGATGGTATTTTCAGGATGCCCATTGACCGCGTGTTCACTGTGCAAGGTCACGGAACTGTGGTTACTGGTACCATGATTTCTGGCACTCTGAAGGTGGGCGACGAGGTAGTTGTTTATCCCAAGATGCTTAGCTCTCGGGTACGGTCCATACAAGTTTACGGAGAGCCCGTGGAAGCTGCTTATGCAGGTCAACGTACTGCTGTGAACTTGTCCAACGTAAAAGTGGAAGAGTTGGACCGTGGTGATGTTATTGCCCCCAAGGGCGCATTGGTACCGTCTCGCGTTTTGGATGTCAAGCTCATCCTGCTGAACAATGTAAAACCACTTAAGAATAGGTCCCGGATAAGGTTCTATGTGGGTGCCTCTGAGGTCATGGGCAGGGTTGTACTCCTAGACAGGGACGAACTCAGTGCTGGTGAAAGCTGCTATGCCCAGATGCAGCTGGAGTCGTTTGTATGTGTGCTTTATGGTGATCGATTTGTCCTTCGCAGCTACTCTCCCATGGAAACCATAGGAGGCGGTGTGGTCTTAGTTCCCAATGCGCGCAAGCATAAGCGTTACAAAGACCAGATTATCGATGAACTTCAAAACATAGAACACAAAGGCAAGACGTTCCAGGTAGAAAAAGCCATATACGAGAGTGGTGTGGCTTGGACACTAGATGAGCTTGCTAAGAAGTTTGGTGTGGTTGAGGAAGTCTTGGCTGCGTCGGAGAACTTAGTCAAAGTACACTACGGGACTAGTGCATATGTGTACCACAAACAGCGCTATGAGAAGCTTAAAGAGGAAGTGAGAAGGCTCCTTGAAGATTACCACAAACGGTTTCCTCTAAAGGATGGTATGCCCAAAGAGGAGCTTAAAGAAAAGGTGCTCAGGGAAGCCAAGAGCAAGCAGTTTGATGTAATGCTTTGGCTCATGGAACAAGATGGGTTGATCCAAGCTAGGGAACAAGTAGTTTGGTTGAAAGGCTTTACTGCCACGCTTTCTCCAAAGGACCAGCAGATAAGAGAACGCATCTTAAAAGAGCTTTCAGTGTCACACTTCAAGCCTCTTAAGGAAGAAGAAATTCTGAAATCTACATCAGAGGCGCCAGTACTTCACTTCTTGGTCAAGACAGGAGATGTGGTCAAACTGCCCAGTGGAGAATATCTCGCGGGAGCTGCAGTGGAAGAGGCAAAAGCGCTTTTGGTGGATTACTTAAAAGAGCACGGGCAGATCACTCTTGGGGCCTTTAGGGATATGCTTGGCGTCAGCCGACGGGATGCATTAGCCCTACTTGAGTATTTTGACGCAGTTAGGGTAACAAAAAGGTCTGGAGATACCAGGGTTTTGGCTTAA
- a CDS encoding DUF3343 domain-containing protein, with protein sequence MEQHSTSGYYLITFPSVHHAMAFEDKARNGPLVFQLIPVPREISSSCGVAAKVQHITKEELLQLLREYNLSFSGVYFYADDGFSKPQRVL encoded by the coding sequence TTGGAACAACATAGCACTAGCGGCTACTATTTAATAACCTTTCCTTCTGTTCACCACGCTATGGCTTTCGAAGACAAAGCAAGAAATGGCCCTTTAGTATTCCAGCTGATTCCCGTGCCCAGAGAGATTAGCTCCAGCTGCGGGGTAGCAGCCAAGGTACAGCACATCACGAAGGAAGAACTTCTACAGCTACTTAGGGAATACAATCTCTCCTTTTCAGGAGTTTACTTTTATGCCGACGACGGCTTTTCTAAGCCACAGCGCGTACTTTAA
- a CDS encoding energy-coupling factor transporter transmembrane component T family protein produces MARVLSLYVETNTFVQRLDPMVKLLYILVAVLISFVILPFRWVGAAFIVLSCLALLYARVFARVVPLLGFSFLILISIVIIQGLFMPGNKTPAINILGLTFYKEGLLYALTLCIRVLDVLLAFALLVLTTRPSDLIQSLVKRGLSPRFGYVLSSALQVIPQMMSQVGSIMDAQRSRGLETEGNLWTRLKAFLPLIGPVVMSSLLETRERAMALEVRGFSASGKKTFLYERESSTLDRVLQWTLIVVLILSIAARFMLV; encoded by the coding sequence ATGGCTCGTGTTTTAAGTTTATATGTTGAAACGAACACATTTGTGCAGAGGCTTGATCCCATGGTCAAGCTTCTGTACATTCTCGTTGCAGTCTTAATATCCTTCGTTATCCTGCCCTTTAGGTGGGTGGGTGCTGCTTTTATTGTGTTAAGTTGCTTGGCGCTTCTATATGCCAGAGTGTTTGCAAGAGTAGTGCCACTTCTGGGCTTCAGTTTTCTCATACTTATTTCCATCGTTATCATTCAAGGCTTATTCATGCCTGGTAATAAGACGCCCGCTATTAACATTTTGGGGCTGACCTTTTACAAAGAAGGCCTGCTTTACGCCTTAACACTGTGCATAAGGGTTTTAGATGTTTTACTTGCCTTCGCGTTATTGGTTCTTACTACCAGACCGTCTGATCTAATTCAGTCCCTGGTGAAGAGGGGTTTATCTCCGCGTTTTGGTTATGTGCTGAGTTCGGCATTGCAGGTTATACCCCAAATGATGTCGCAAGTAGGCAGTATCATGGATGCACAAAGATCCAGGGGATTGGAAACAGAGGGCAACTTATGGACCCGCTTAAAAGCTTTCTTGCCTCTAATTGGCCCAGTGGTAATGAGCTCTCTTCTGGAAACCAGAGAACGCGCCATGGCGCTGGAAGTTAGGGGCTTTAGTGCCTCTGGCAAGAAAACGTTTCTTTACGAAAGAGAATCTTCCACTTTAGATAGAGTCCTGCAGTGGACTCTAATTGTTGTGCTCATTTTGTCCATTGCAGCGAGGTTTATGCTGGTATGA
- a CDS encoding histidinol-phosphatase HisJ family protein, which produces MISTDLHLHSLWSPDGQEPLSHIFSECAAKNLTHIAITDHLDLHDPSGDEGVKDLDRYLADIEYTGRNFPTMEILKGLEAGVNKDNLQETESLIAPHKFDVILLSIHVFNKINVAKPLPYLDSVSFIKAYLEETLFCVTHMEQYQVLAHLDYPARYTAFTLQDYVQNADLVEKVLRTLIERRKALELNTARLDKSENFKIMQWILQQYTNLGGYMVTVGSDAHKLEAIGRNFDRAEQLLSLVGLDKLTVFEDTRPKLISWTSYSVKLQDPNY; this is translated from the coding sequence ATGATTTCCACTGATTTGCACCTGCATTCCCTATGGTCACCAGATGGCCAGGAACCTTTGTCTCACATTTTCTCAGAATGTGCTGCGAAAAATCTGACTCACATAGCCATAACGGATCACTTAGACCTTCACGACCCATCTGGTGATGAAGGTGTAAAAGACTTGGACAGGTACTTAGCTGACATTGAATACACAGGTCGTAACTTCCCCACTATGGAAATCCTAAAAGGGCTTGAAGCTGGTGTGAACAAGGATAATCTTCAGGAAACAGAATCACTTATTGCACCTCATAAGTTTGACGTGATTTTACTCTCCATACACGTCTTTAACAAAATCAATGTGGCGAAACCACTGCCATATCTGGATAGCGTCTCGTTTATAAAAGCATACCTTGAAGAAACACTTTTCTGCGTGACTCACATGGAACAGTATCAAGTCCTAGCACATTTGGACTATCCAGCGCGGTACACAGCTTTTACACTGCAAGACTACGTACAGAATGCCGATTTGGTAGAAAAAGTATTGAGGACACTAATAGAACGAAGAAAAGCCTTAGAACTGAACACAGCTCGTTTAGATAAGTCAGAGAACTTCAAAATCATGCAATGGATTTTACAGCAGTATACAAACTTAGGTGGCTACATGGTTACTGTGGGTAGTGATGCCCATAAGCTGGAAGCCATCGGTAGAAACTTTGATCGTGCTGAGCAATTGCTTAGCTTGGTTGGCTTAGATAAGCTTACCGTTTTTGAGGATACACGTCCCAAGCTGATCTCTTGGACATCATACTCCGTCAAGCTTCAAGACCCTAACTACTAA
- the grdD gene encoding glycine/sarcosine/betaine reductase complex component C subunit alpha, whose amino-acid sequence MDRNLMADILEQVADFLEKGEYRKKVRVGITTLGSEHGTEEIIRGAELAQKLYDDVEVVLIGAKGNSSLHCYEAETLEGCHCLMEELLDKHEIDACVTMHYNFPLGVSTVGRLITPAKGKEILLATTTGTAAADRVEAMVKNAVYGNIVAKALGIKEPTVGILNVDGARQVERVLNQLKERGYPIKFAQSLREDGGVVMRGNDLLAASCDVMVTDTLTGNLLVKILSAFTTGGDYESIGFGYGPGIGEGYDRIIMILSRASGAPVAANAIKFAADLVKGNLKEVARAEFEMLNRIGWKDLLSKKEKAPAAELQEVKMPDPKPVAEEISGIDVLELEDMVKLLWSHGIYAESGMGCTGPVIRVSEEDLEEAMKLLQEAMQ is encoded by the coding sequence ATGGACAGAAACTTAATGGCCGACATTTTGGAACAGGTAGCCGATTTCTTGGAAAAAGGCGAATACAGAAAGAAAGTACGAGTGGGTATTACCACACTGGGCAGTGAGCACGGCACTGAGGAAATTATCCGCGGAGCTGAACTTGCTCAAAAGCTCTATGACGATGTGGAAGTGGTACTCATCGGGGCAAAGGGTAACAGTTCTCTGCATTGCTATGAAGCCGAGACGTTGGAAGGGTGCCACTGCCTCATGGAAGAGCTTCTGGACAAGCATGAAATTGATGCTTGCGTGACCATGCACTACAATTTCCCACTGGGTGTTTCCACAGTGGGAAGGCTCATAACGCCAGCCAAAGGCAAAGAGATATTGCTGGCGACCACTACGGGTACTGCAGCTGCGGATCGTGTGGAAGCCATGGTGAAGAACGCTGTTTATGGCAACATTGTGGCAAAAGCTTTGGGGATAAAAGAACCCACTGTTGGCATATTGAATGTGGATGGCGCAAGGCAAGTGGAAAGAGTACTTAATCAGCTTAAGGAAAGGGGCTATCCCATAAAGTTCGCTCAGTCACTCAGGGAAGATGGCGGTGTGGTTATGCGTGGGAACGATTTGTTGGCTGCTTCCTGTGACGTCATGGTTACAGACACGCTTACGGGCAATCTGCTGGTTAAGATATTGTCTGCGTTTACTACAGGTGGGGACTATGAATCCATCGGGTTTGGTTATGGCCCTGGCATTGGTGAAGGATATGATCGCATCATCATGATTTTATCCAGAGCTTCAGGTGCGCCTGTGGCCGCCAATGCCATAAAGTTTGCAGCCGACCTGGTAAAAGGTAACCTTAAGGAGGTTGCGCGTGCGGAATTTGAAATGCTAAACCGCATAGGTTGGAAGGATCTACTTAGCAAAAAGGAAAAGGCACCTGCAGCGGAGTTGCAAGAAGTAAAAATGCCTGATCCGAAGCCCGTAGCAGAGGAGATATCTGGTATTGACGTGTTGGAGCTGGAGGACATGGTTAAGCTCCTTTGGTCTCATGGGATCTACGCTGAGAGCGGAATGGGCTGCACCGGTCCAGTAATCAGGGTTAGTGAAGAAGATTTGGAAGAAGCCATGAAACTTTTGCAGGAGGCAATGCAATAA
- the selD gene encoding selenide, water dikinase SelD gives MEEGIRLTQMTKASGUGAKIGPQALAQVLHQFENEEQREENLLVGLGTNEDAAVYRIPEGMAVIHTLDFFTPVVDDPYDFGQIAAANALSDIYAMGGEPMFALNVVCWPSCYMDLLERTLKGGWDKVKEAGAVVTGGHSIDDDEPKYGLSVIGYVKPHAIVRNSTARVGDVLVLTKPLGTGVINTAIKGDLCPPEVAARAVQVMKALNKEASRLMVELQTSACTDITGFGFLGHAYEMASGSGVTLVIHRNAVPIIEGAVELAQMGLIPAGTYRNKDYLKGKVALSCPEDAMTDLLFDPQTSGGLLIAMAEDKAATFVSELKEKFHIEAHIVGHVIAREDVDIKVI, from the coding sequence ATGGAAGAAGGTATCAGATTAACCCAGATGACGAAGGCTTCTGGCTGAGGGGCAAAAATTGGCCCTCAGGCCCTGGCGCAGGTACTGCACCAGTTTGAAAATGAAGAACAGCGGGAAGAGAATCTTTTAGTGGGTTTGGGAACCAATGAGGATGCTGCAGTGTACCGAATACCTGAAGGCATGGCAGTCATACACACGTTGGACTTTTTTACGCCGGTGGTGGATGATCCTTATGATTTTGGACAAATAGCTGCTGCTAATGCTCTTAGCGACATTTACGCCATGGGTGGTGAACCCATGTTTGCATTGAACGTGGTGTGCTGGCCCAGTTGCTACATGGACCTTTTGGAGCGAACACTGAAGGGTGGATGGGACAAAGTAAAGGAAGCTGGAGCTGTGGTTACAGGCGGGCATTCCATTGATGACGATGAACCCAAGTACGGTCTTAGCGTAATAGGTTACGTTAAGCCACATGCCATCGTAAGAAACAGTACAGCAAGAGTGGGCGATGTTTTGGTTCTAACCAAACCATTGGGCACAGGGGTTATCAATACTGCCATTAAGGGTGATCTATGCCCGCCGGAAGTGGCTGCTCGAGCAGTGCAGGTAATGAAAGCCTTGAACAAAGAAGCCTCTAGGCTTATGGTGGAGCTTCAAACAAGCGCTTGCACCGACATAACAGGTTTTGGATTCCTTGGCCATGCCTATGAAATGGCATCAGGCAGCGGAGTCACGCTGGTAATTCACAGGAATGCTGTGCCAATCATTGAGGGCGCTGTGGAGCTGGCACAGATGGGTCTCATACCTGCTGGTACTTATAGAAACAAGGATTACCTAAAAGGAAAGGTGGCATTGAGTTGCCCCGAGGATGCCATGACTGATCTACTCTTCGACCCTCAAACGTCTGGTGGGTTACTCATCGCCATGGCAGAGGACAAAGCGGCCACTTTTGTTTCCGAACTTAAGGAGAAATTTCATATTGAGGCCCACATCGTTGGTCATGTCATAGCACGTGAAGATGTGGATATTAAAGTAATTTAG
- a CDS encoding Cof-type HAD-IIB family hydrolase: protein MIKLVLIDIDGTLVRDDKTLPAENEEAIKEALQSGVLVTLVTGRNYGAAKEIIDKLQLDVPVVLQNGAFIYRPYSGEVIRKVGLTGDVAKRVIHLCRQEGTFYILYRDFLMQKDMLIDQDYDGPFSMYLKRNAVRLDRVEDVTSFISGEVAEVALLGNEDRILRVLRQLGDGDNFTVIKSLTREDEAFYEIFGPKVGKGEALNYLCQHFGVSPEEVMFIGDAYNDIDIMPLVGFPVAMGNAVEEVKKFAKAVTKSNNEGGVAWAIRHFVLSPKGDFTR from the coding sequence TTGATTAAGCTTGTACTCATTGACATTGATGGAACATTGGTCCGAGACGATAAAACGCTTCCAGCTGAGAATGAGGAAGCCATAAAAGAGGCGCTGCAAAGCGGTGTACTTGTTACGCTTGTCACCGGCCGTAACTATGGTGCTGCTAAGGAGATTATTGACAAGTTACAGCTGGATGTGCCAGTGGTGCTTCAAAACGGTGCCTTCATTTATAGACCCTACTCAGGTGAGGTTATCAGAAAGGTGGGCCTGACCGGTGATGTGGCTAAGCGTGTAATTCATCTTTGCCGCCAAGAAGGTACTTTCTACATACTGTACAGAGATTTTCTCATGCAGAAAGACATGCTCATTGACCAAGATTATGATGGTCCCTTCAGCATGTATCTAAAGAGAAATGCTGTTAGGTTAGACAGGGTAGAAGATGTTACAAGCTTCATCTCGGGCGAGGTAGCAGAAGTGGCTTTACTTGGGAACGAAGATAGAATTCTCCGGGTTCTGCGGCAGTTAGGCGACGGTGACAACTTTACTGTTATTAAATCCCTCACAAGGGAAGATGAAGCTTTCTACGAGATTTTCGGACCGAAGGTTGGAAAAGGTGAGGCTTTAAACTACCTTTGTCAGCACTTTGGTGTGAGTCCTGAGGAGGTTATGTTTATAGGGGATGCTTATAATGACATCGATATAATGCCGCTGGTGGGTTTCCCTGTTGCCATGGGAAACGCCGTAGAAGAGGTTAAGAAATTTGCTAAGGCAGTAACCAAGAGCAACAATGAAGGAGGAGTGGCTTGGGCAATTAGGCACTTTGTGCTGTCGCCCAAGGGGGACTTCACTCGTTAA
- a CDS encoding energy-coupling factor ABC transporter ATP-binding protein, whose translation MNLIEVDNVSFAYTEGIPVLKNVTFSLNNGSVAIIGQNGSGKTTLVKLLKALLKPISGDIFINGINTKETTAAKLARTVGLVFQNPNDQIFKNKVLDEVMFGPLNIGQSMEEARENAIKALETVSLVDKKEENPYDLSLSERKLVSIASILSMDTDIVILDEPTIAQDYLGKAKIRSIVHELVQRGKLVITITHDMDFVGECFQRVIVLSEGQLLLDGPAREVFSKEDVLRSANLEPPYVAQLSKTTGYQGVLLSVEEFVAYYRSAMEDWERRS comes from the coding sequence GTGAACCTCATAGAAGTTGACAATGTAAGCTTTGCTTACACAGAAGGAATACCTGTTCTAAAGAATGTGACCTTTTCCTTGAATAATGGCAGTGTGGCTATTATTGGACAAAACGGATCTGGCAAGACCACTTTGGTCAAGCTCCTAAAGGCACTCCTTAAACCGATTAGTGGCGACATTTTTATCAATGGTATCAATACGAAGGAGACTACAGCTGCTAAATTGGCTAGAACTGTGGGGCTGGTGTTCCAGAATCCTAATGACCAAATATTCAAGAACAAAGTTCTGGACGAAGTCATGTTTGGTCCACTAAATATTGGTCAAAGCATGGAGGAAGCGAGGGAAAATGCCATCAAGGCTTTGGAAACTGTCTCATTGGTAGATAAGAAAGAGGAAAACCCATACGACCTCAGTCTATCGGAGAGAAAATTGGTGAGCATTGCATCCATATTGTCCATGGACACGGACATAGTCATTCTTGATGAGCCCACCATTGCACAAGATTACTTGGGTAAAGCAAAGATCAGGAGTATCGTTCACGAGTTGGTGCAGAGGGGAAAACTTGTTATCACCATTACGCACGATATGGATTTTGTGGGCGAGTGTTTCCAAAGAGTTATTGTGCTTAGTGAGGGGCAGCTTTTGCTGGATGGTCCCGCACGTGAAGTTTTCTCAAAAGAGGACGTACTAAGGAGTGCAAATTTAGAGCCTCCTTATGTGGCGCAGCTGAGCAAAACAACGGGTTATCAAGGTGTTTTACTAAGCGTTGAAGAATTCGTGGCTTATTACCGCAGTGCTATGGAGGACTGGGAACGAAGGTCGTAA
- a CDS encoding energy-coupling factor ABC transporter ATP-binding protein produces the protein MKAVVVENLKYRYPSTERLALSGVSFEVEQGEFIGIIGKNLAGKSTLCEALVGLVPHFYKGAYGGRVVVDGVEVLSSSVSELARHIGIVFQNPFTQITAAKLTVYEEVAFGLENLGFQREEMVKRIDYVLKLLGLYAYKDRNPFELSGGQMQRLAIASIIAMKPSIIVLDEPTSQLDPLGSEEVFKAVQSLSKEGITIIMVEQKMEKIAQYADKIILLHEGHLVDFGVPEEVFSRPDLESYGVEPPVFTSIAKKLGIKDNNTGLYPVTLEQMRRLMIGEPHRS, from the coding sequence ATGAAAGCTGTTGTGGTGGAGAATCTTAAGTATCGCTATCCTTCCACGGAGCGTCTGGCACTCAGCGGTGTGAGTTTTGAAGTGGAGCAAGGTGAGTTCATAGGCATAATCGGCAAGAACCTTGCTGGGAAATCTACTTTGTGTGAAGCTTTGGTTGGATTAGTACCTCATTTCTATAAAGGTGCCTACGGTGGTCGCGTGGTTGTGGATGGCGTGGAGGTACTCAGCAGTAGTGTGAGCGAGCTGGCACGCCATATTGGTATAGTGTTTCAAAACCCTTTCACTCAGATCACAGCTGCAAAACTTACGGTGTATGAGGAAGTGGCTTTTGGTTTGGAGAACTTGGGTTTCCAGCGCGAAGAGATGGTTAAGAGAATTGATTATGTGCTAAAACTGTTGGGTCTTTACGCGTATAAAGACAGAAATCCTTTTGAACTTTCAGGTGGCCAAATGCAGCGATTGGCCATAGCAAGTATCATCGCCATGAAGCCCAGTATTATTGTTTTGGACGAGCCCACATCACAGCTGGACCCTTTAGGCTCTGAGGAAGTTTTCAAAGCGGTGCAAAGTTTGAGCAAAGAAGGCATAACCATAATCATGGTTGAACAGAAAATGGAGAAGATTGCGCAGTATGCCGACAAGATCATTCTCCTGCACGAGGGCCATTTAGTGGACTTTGGCGTACCAGAAGAGGTATTTTCGCGTCCGGACCTTGAAAGTTATGGTGTGGAACCACCTGTGTTCACGTCTATTGCCAAAAAGTTGGGCATAAAGGATAATAACACCGGTTTGTACCCGGTCACTTTGGAACAAATGCGGAGGCTAATGATTGGTGAACCTCATAGAAGTTGA